In Fusobacterium hwasookii, a single window of DNA contains:
- the priA gene encoding replication restart helicase PriA, whose protein sequence is MQYFDIYIDSMKGIYTYSDKNDEFEVGENVIVPFRNIKKSGFIIRKNLKENFEFKVLNISSKIKNSLKLSNEQIKLIEWMVDYYLASYDSVIKAMIPKKIKIIYSNIYSINLSKLNVLAQYVNNGIIKYIISLTTISYSTAKTKFKKSVIDNLIDKNFLYKDENNISINIEFFYQLKEEFIEIFEYFYKKTIVKKEKLEEKFKKNDIRELEEKEILKIEANINEKKEYISNNIEEVFKNKSLLNEKQLAIKENIENSDKKYFLLKGVTGSGKTEIYIELIKKAFFEGYGSIFLVPEISLTPQMVERFQTEFKNNIAILHSSLSDIERAKEWESIYTGEKKIVLGVRSAIFSPVKNLKYIILDEEHESTYKQDSSPRYNAKYVAIKRCLDEGAKLILGSATPSIESYYYAKTGIYELLNLEDRYGNAEMPDIKIVDTKQEDDLFFSKTLLEEIKNTLLRNEQVILLLNRKGYSTYIQCKDCGYVEECENCSIKMSYYKGVNKYKCNYCGKQIHYTGKCTKCGSTNLIHSGKGIERIEEELKKYFDVPMIKVDSELSRNKDYFSKIYKDFSDKKYSILIGTQIIAKGLHFPNVTLVGVINSDIILNFPDFRSGEKTFQLLTQVSGRAGRGDKKGKVIIQTYEPENNVIKDSKEENYDLFYEKEINSRKVFSYPPFSKILNIGFSSEDEARLLDISKKFYDEIKSENIELYGPMPSMVYKVQKRFRMNIFVKGSKKKIDKFKLFLKRKLNEFNDAKVRIVVDIDPINMM, encoded by the coding sequence ATGCAATACTTTGATATTTATATAGACTCAATGAAAGGAATATACACTTATTCTGATAAAAATGATGAATTTGAAGTTGGAGAAAATGTTATTGTACCTTTTAGAAATATTAAAAAATCAGGTTTTATAATAAGGAAAAATTTAAAAGAGAATTTTGAATTCAAAGTATTGAATATTTCATCTAAGATAAAAAACTCATTAAAATTATCAAATGAACAGATTAAACTTATAGAATGGATGGTAGATTACTATCTAGCTTCTTATGACAGTGTAATAAAAGCTATGATACCCAAAAAGATAAAAATAATATATAGTAATATTTATTCTATTAATCTTAGTAAACTTAATGTTTTAGCTCAATATGTAAATAATGGTATAATTAAATATATAATTTCTTTAACAACAATTTCTTATAGTACAGCTAAAACAAAATTTAAAAAATCTGTTATTGATAATTTAATAGATAAAAATTTTTTATACAAAGATGAAAACAATATTTCCATCAATATAGAGTTTTTTTATCAATTAAAAGAAGAATTTATAGAAATATTTGAATATTTCTATAAGAAAACTATTGTAAAAAAAGAAAAATTAGAAGAAAAATTTAAGAAAAATGATATAAGAGAATTAGAAGAAAAAGAAATATTAAAAATAGAAGCTAATATAAATGAAAAAAAGGAATATATTTCTAATAATATAGAAGAAGTTTTTAAAAATAAAAGCCTTTTAAATGAAAAACAATTAGCTATAAAAGAAAATATAGAGAATTCTGATAAAAAATATTTTCTTTTAAAAGGGGTTACTGGTTCTGGAAAAACAGAGATATATATAGAATTAATAAAAAAAGCATTTTTTGAAGGTTATGGAAGTATATTTTTGGTTCCTGAAATTTCACTAACTCCACAGATGGTTGAAAGATTCCAGACTGAATTTAAAAATAATATTGCTATATTACACAGTAGCCTAAGTGATATAGAAAGAGCTAAAGAATGGGAAAGTATATATACTGGTGAGAAAAAAATAGTTTTAGGAGTTAGATCTGCTATTTTTTCCCCAGTAAAAAATTTAAAATATATTATTTTAGATGAAGAACATGAATCTACATATAAACAAGATAGTAGTCCAAGATATAATGCTAAGTATGTAGCTATAAAAAGATGTTTAGATGAGGGAGCAAAGTTAATTTTAGGTTCAGCTACTCCTTCTATTGAAAGCTATTACTATGCAAAAACAGGTATCTATGAGCTTTTAAATTTAGAAGATAGATATGGTAATGCAGAAATGCCTGATATAAAAATAGTTGATACGAAACAGGAAGATGACTTATTTTTTAGTAAAACACTTCTTGAAGAAATAAAAAATACTTTGTTGAGAAATGAACAAGTTATATTATTACTTAATAGAAAAGGCTATTCAACATATATTCAATGTAAGGATTGTGGTTATGTTGAAGAATGTGAAAACTGTTCAATTAAAATGAGTTACTATAAAGGTGTAAACAAATACAAGTGTAATTATTGTGGAAAACAAATTCACTATACAGGTAAGTGTACAAAGTGTGGGAGTACAAATTTAATTCATAGTGGTAAAGGTATTGAGAGGATAGAAGAAGAATTAAAAAAATATTTTGATGTTCCTATGATAAAAGTTGATAGTGAATTATCAAGGAATAAAGATTATTTCTCAAAAATATATAAAGACTTTTCTGACAAAAAATATAGTATTTTAATAGGGACTCAAATCATAGCTAAGGGTTTACATTTTCCAAATGTAACCTTGGTTGGAGTAATAAACTCTGATATAATTTTGAATTTTCCTGATTTTAGATCAGGAGAAAAAACTTTTCAATTATTGACACAAGTCTCTGGTAGAGCTGGACGAGGAGATAAAAAGGGAAAAGTTATTATTCAAACTTATGAGCCAGAAAATAATGTAATAAAAGATAGTAAAGAAGAAAATTATGATTTATTCTATGAAAAAGAGATAAATTCAAGAAAAGTTTTCTCTTATCCACCTTTCTCAAAAATTTTAAATATAGGTTTCAGTTCAGAAGATGAAGCTAGACTTTTAGATATATCTAAAAAATTTTATGATGAAATAAAATCAGAAAATATAGAATTATATGGACCTATGCCAAGTATGGTGTATAAGGTTCAGAAAAGGTTTAGAATGAATATCTTTGTAAAAGGTAGTAAAAAGAAAATAGATAAGTTTAAACTATTTTTAAAGAGAAAATTAAATGAATTTAATGATGCAAAGGTTAGAATAGTTGTTGATATAGATCCAATTAATATGATGTAG